The Pirellulimonas nuda genome includes a region encoding these proteins:
- a CDS encoding 2-oxoacid:acceptor oxidoreductase subunit alpha yields the protein MSTAELKQVQELVDATVRFCGDSGDGMQLAGTQFTTTSALAGNDVATFPDFPAEIRAPRGTKAGVSGFQVHFSSTEIFTPGDTVDALVAMNPAALTTNIGDLRDAGVLICDSSSFDKRGLEQAGYATNPLEDGSLDQKYKLHSIDITKITRTAVEGLGLSQKEADRCRNFFAMGLVFWLYDRSLEPTLRFIEEKFGKRPEVAQANERALKAGFNYGETVEAINTQYHVPKAVLEPGTYYSIMGNTALAWGLIAAAKVSGKRLFFGAYPITPASDVLHELARHKNFDVLTFQAEDEIAAVTATIGAAFGGEMAVTSSSGPGIALKAEALGLAVMTELPMLVLNIQRGGPSTGLPTKTEQSDLLQAMFGRNGECPMPIVAASGPADCFYAVQEAWRIATTFMTPVFFLSDGYIANGSEPWRVPKAADLPRIDIQHPGPIAPTNGDGAHGEGANGAGGETFLPYKRNDKLARPWALPGTVGLQHRIGGLEKQDVTGNVSYDPENHQHMTNTRAAKVAGIANHIPLQELDGPSSGDLLVLSWGGPYGSCATAVHRAQKAGLSVTHAHLRYLNPFPRNLGEILGNFKQVLIPELNCGQLRMLIRSQFLVDAVGLNKVQGKPFSVAEVHQKIVEMIEDRG from the coding sequence ATGTCGACCGCAGAATTAAAGCAGGTTCAGGAACTCGTTGACGCCACTGTCCGCTTCTGCGGCGACTCCGGCGACGGCATGCAGTTGGCCGGCACGCAGTTCACCACCACCAGCGCGCTGGCGGGCAACGACGTCGCCACCTTCCCCGACTTCCCGGCCGAGATCCGCGCCCCGCGCGGCACCAAGGCGGGCGTGTCGGGCTTCCAGGTCCACTTCTCCAGCACCGAGATCTTCACGCCGGGCGACACGGTCGACGCCCTGGTGGCGATGAACCCGGCGGCGCTGACCACCAACATCGGCGACCTCCGCGACGCCGGCGTGCTGATCTGCGACTCCAGCTCCTTCGACAAGCGCGGCCTCGAACAGGCCGGCTACGCGACCAACCCGCTGGAAGATGGCAGCCTGGACCAGAAGTACAAGCTGCACAGCATCGACATCACCAAGATCACCCGCACCGCGGTCGAGGGCCTGGGGCTCAGCCAGAAAGAAGCCGACCGCTGCCGGAACTTCTTCGCCATGGGGCTGGTGTTCTGGCTGTACGACCGCTCGCTGGAGCCGACGCTGCGGTTCATCGAAGAGAAGTTCGGCAAGCGGCCCGAGGTGGCCCAGGCCAACGAACGCGCCCTCAAGGCGGGCTTCAACTACGGCGAAACCGTCGAGGCGATCAACACCCAGTACCACGTCCCCAAGGCGGTGCTGGAGCCCGGCACCTACTACAGCATCATGGGCAACACCGCCCTGGCGTGGGGGCTGATCGCGGCCGCCAAGGTGTCCGGCAAGCGGCTGTTCTTTGGCGCCTACCCGATCACCCCGGCCAGCGACGTGCTGCACGAGCTGGCTAGGCACAAGAACTTCGACGTGCTCACGTTCCAGGCCGAGGACGAGATCGCCGCGGTCACCGCGACGATCGGCGCGGCGTTCGGCGGCGAGATGGCCGTCACGTCGTCTAGCGGCCCCGGCATCGCGCTCAAGGCCGAAGCGCTCGGGCTGGCCGTGATGACCGAGCTGCCGATGCTGGTGCTGAACATTCAGCGCGGCGGCCCCAGCACGGGGCTCCCCACCAAGACGGAGCAGAGCGACCTGCTGCAGGCGATGTTCGGCCGCAACGGCGAGTGCCCGATGCCGATCGTCGCGGCCAGCGGCCCGGCCGACTGCTTCTACGCGGTGCAAGAGGCGTGGCGGATCGCCACCACGTTCATGACGCCGGTCTTCTTCCTCAGCGACGGCTACATCGCCAACGGCTCCGAGCCGTGGCGAGTGCCCAAGGCGGCCGACTTGCCGCGGATCGACATCCAGCACCCCGGGCCGATAGCCCCCACGAACGGTGACGGCGCTCACGGTGAAGGGGCCAACGGTGCGGGGGGTGAAACGTTCCTCCCCTACAAACGCAACGACAAGCTGGCCCGCCCGTGGGCGCTGCCAGGAACGGTCGGCCTGCAGCACCGCATCGGCGGGCTGGAGAAGCAGGACGTCACCGGCAACGTCAGCTACGACCCCGAGAACCACCAGCACATGACCAACACGCGGGCCGCCAAGGTGGCGGGCATCGCGAACCACATCCCCTTGCAAGAGCTGGACGGTCCTTCCAGCGGCGACCTATTGGTCTTGAGCTGGGGCGGCCCCTACGGCTCGTGCGCGACCGCCGTACACCGCGCCCAGAAAGCCGGCCTGAGCGTCACGCACGCCCACCTGCGTTACCTGAACCCTTTCCCGCGCAACCTGGGCGAGATCCTCGGCAACTTCAAGCAAGTGCTGATCCCCGAGCTGAACTGCGGCCAGTTGCGGATGCTGATCCGCTCGCAGTTCTTGGTCGATGCCGTGGGACTCAACAAGGTGCAGGGCAAGCCGTTTAGTGTGGCGGAAGTGCATCAGAAGATTGTTGAGATGATAGAGGATAGAGGTTAG
- a CDS encoding 2-oxoacid:ferredoxin oxidoreductase subunit beta has translation MTTSLDLPVLTPQDFASDQDIRWCPGCGDYSILAQMKKILPGLGIPREKTVFVSGIGCSSRFPYYMNTYGIHSIHGRAPAVATGLKSARPDLHVWVITGDGDGLSIGGNHLMHAIRRNMDLNIVLFNNRIYGLTKGQYSPTSPLGQRTKSTPMGAIDNPLHPLSIVIGAEATFVARSIDTNIKHLGATLERAARHQGSSFVEVYQNCNVFNDGAWDYAKDRKLKAETTLELEHGKPLIFGANRDKGIRLNGLTPEVVELGKGISEDDLLFHDEAAPEPSLAYLLSRLRYEDGFPEPIGVFRSVDAPRYDVLINDQVAEAVKRQGAGDLDALFNSGETWVVE, from the coding sequence ATGACCACCTCCCTCGACCTCCCCGTCCTCACCCCCCAAGACTTCGCCAGCGATCAAGACATCCGCTGGTGCCCCGGTTGCGGCGACTACTCCATCCTGGCGCAGATGAAGAAGATCCTGCCCGGGCTGGGGATCCCGCGCGAGAAGACGGTGTTCGTCTCGGGCATCGGCTGCAGCAGCCGGTTCCCGTACTACATGAACACGTACGGCATCCACTCTATCCACGGCCGCGCGCCGGCCGTGGCGACGGGGCTCAAGAGCGCCCGGCCCGACCTGCACGTGTGGGTCATCACCGGCGACGGCGACGGCCTGTCCATCGGCGGCAACCACTTGATGCACGCCATCCGCCGGAACATGGACCTCAACATCGTCCTGTTCAACAACCGCATCTACGGGCTGACCAAGGGGCAGTACTCCCCCACGTCGCCGCTGGGGCAGCGGACCAAGAGCACGCCGATGGGCGCCATCGACAACCCGTTGCACCCGTTGTCGATTGTCATCGGCGCCGAGGCCACCTTTGTGGCCCGCAGCATCGACACCAACATCAAGCACCTGGGCGCCACGCTCGAACGCGCCGCCCGCCACCAGGGCTCGTCGTTTGTTGAGGTCTACCAGAACTGCAACGTCTTCAACGACGGCGCCTGGGACTACGCCAAGGACCGCAAGCTGAAGGCCGAGACCACGCTCGAGCTAGAGCACGGCAAGCCGCTGATCTTCGGCGCCAACCGCGACAAGGGGATCCGCCTGAACGGACTCACCCCCGAGGTGGTAGAGCTGGGCAAGGGGATCAGCGAAGACGACCTGCTGTTCCACGACGAGGCGGCCCCGGAGCCGAGCCTCGCCTACCTGCTGAGCCGCCTCCGCTACGAAGACGGCTTCCCAGAGCCCATCGGCGTGTTCCGCAGCGTCGACGCGCCGCGGTACGACGTGCTGATCAACGACCAGGTCGCCGAGGCGGTGAAGCGCCAAGGGGCGGGAGACCTGGACGCGTTGTTCAACTCGGGCGAGACGTGGGTGGTGGAATAG
- a CDS encoding transposase, which yields MIGLHHSAAQAMKGDPVRLSRAQAQVVVLQLRETASYRGWALLAVAVMANHFHVVMSASNDSDPQKILNDLKAYTSRALNRKFGKPASARWWTSGGSKRRLFNNAAIGGAIHYVRFKQFNPLIVWPPLEEPQL from the coding sequence ATGATCGGCCTGCATCACAGCGCCGCGCAAGCTATGAAGGGCGATCCTGTTCGGCTTTCCAGGGCTCAAGCACAGGTCGTTGTGCTGCAGCTCCGCGAGACGGCCAGCTACCGTGGCTGGGCGCTGCTGGCGGTGGCGGTCATGGCGAATCATTTCCACGTTGTGATGAGCGCAAGCAACGACTCGGATCCGCAAAAGATTCTCAACGACCTGAAGGCCTACACGTCGCGGGCGCTCAATCGCAAGTTCGGCAAACCCGCGTCGGCTCGCTGGTGGACAAGCGGCGGATCAAAGCGCCGGCTGTTCAATAATGCTGCGATTGGTGGCGCAATCCACTACGTGAGATTCAAACAGTTCAATCCGCTAATAGTATGGCCGCCTCTCGAAGAACCGCAGCTGTGA
- a CDS encoding inositol monophosphatase family protein, whose product MPHPIPAHLLSLDPDLTLAAQAAEAAGAVIRDGYGRMHSVERKGVGDLVSDIDRRADRAALEVLRSGSCAEILSEELNPNLPAGQSPAAISDLWIVDPLDATSAFLMHVGPQYPSVLIARRRGGRTHAGVAYFPLTGEWFYAVEMLGAFKNGAPLTAPSEQPLLADSWVEMNPYGEAALETEFFTHCRAALRSPAGAGLVTAGVPNAGIGLRCLEGLSHLALVVHDNRPQSVKQGPWDIAAVQLIVEEAGGVMLSPRLERTCPFRAEPILIAPHRGLIEEVINLVGQPQTLTA is encoded by the coding sequence ATGCCCCACCCGATCCCTGCCCACCTGCTCTCGCTCGACCCTGACCTCACCCTGGCCGCTCAGGCGGCCGAAGCAGCGGGGGCCGTGATCCGCGACGGTTACGGACGCATGCACTCGGTGGAGCGCAAGGGGGTGGGCGACCTCGTGTCGGACATCGACCGCCGGGCCGACCGGGCCGCGCTCGAGGTGCTCCGCAGCGGGAGTTGTGCAGAGATCCTTTCCGAAGAGCTCAACCCCAACCTGCCGGCCGGCCAGAGCCCCGCGGCGATTAGCGACCTGTGGATCGTCGACCCGTTGGACGCCACCAGCGCGTTCTTGATGCACGTCGGGCCGCAGTACCCCTCGGTGCTGATCGCACGCCGCCGGGGCGGCCGCACGCACGCCGGGGTGGCCTACTTCCCGCTCACGGGCGAGTGGTTCTACGCGGTTGAAATGTTGGGGGCGTTCAAGAACGGCGCCCCGCTCACGGCGCCCAGCGAGCAGCCGCTGCTCGCCGACTCGTGGGTCGAGATGAACCCCTACGGCGAGGCGGCCCTGGAGACGGAGTTCTTCACGCACTGCCGCGCCGCCCTCCGCAGCCCCGCCGGCGCCGGGCTGGTGACCGCCGGAGTCCCCAACGCAGGGATCGGCCTGCGGTGCTTGGAGGGGCTCAGCCACCTGGCCCTGGTGGTGCACGACAACCGGCCCCAGAGCGTCAAACAGGGGCCGTGGGACATCGCGGCCGTGCAGTTGATCGTGGAAGAGGCAGGGGGCGTGATGCTCAGCCCCCGGCTGGAACGCACCTGCCCGTTCCGCGCCGAGCCGATCTTGATCGCTCCGCACCGCGGGCTGATCGAAGAAGTCATCAACCTAGTCGGCCAACCACAAACGCTGACCGCGTAA
- a CDS encoding four helix bundle protein, whose amino-acid sequence MGSDIRSHHDLKVWQLGMDIAEETYVLTAGFPSDDRFSLTNQMRRAASSIPANIAEGNGRDSIKDYLRHLSIAFGSLSELETFIQLALRLRYLEPSQPSRILEMIEEEGRMLRGLQKSLRAKLPPI is encoded by the coding sequence ATGGGGAGTGATATTCGGAGCCACCACGACCTTAAAGTGTGGCAGTTGGGGATGGATATTGCAGAAGAGACTTACGTGCTCACCGCAGGGTTTCCTTCCGACGATCGTTTCTCGCTGACCAACCAGATGCGCCGCGCCGCTAGTTCGATCCCGGCTAATATCGCCGAAGGGAACGGACGCGACTCGATCAAAGATTACCTCCGGCACCTCTCCATTGCGTTCGGGTCGCTTAGCGAACTCGAAACCTTCATCCAACTCGCCCTACGCCTCCGCTACCTCGAACCCAGTCAACCCAGCCGCATCCTCGAAATGATCGAAGAAGAAGGAAGAATGCTCCGCGGACTTCAAAAGTCACTGCGCGCCAAGCTGCCTCCTATTTAG